The Capsicum annuum cultivar UCD-10X-F1 chromosome 3, UCD10Xv1.1, whole genome shotgun sequence genomic sequence TTAAAATCTCCTCCTAACACTCAAGGGACCTCCCACCCTACCATAATAGTGAACATCTTTTCCCAAAAACTTTCGTTACTTCCCTCACCAACACTCTGTGAATCATGCCTTTAACACACAACAGATTTGCAAAGTTGCTGGGTTAGAAGGGGAGAAAGTAAAAGACAAAAGAGATGGTGGAGGATTATAGCATCTTGCATCTGGTGGACAGTATGAAAGGAGAAATGTCTTTGTATGCTTTGAAAACAGATTCAATTCCATTTAAAAAAGTTGAATGGAATGgtactatattttttttgggtGCAAACAACAGTGTATAAAGGATATAGATCAACTTGCAGATTCTTTAGGAACTTTGTAACTTTTGGGAGGTTGCCAGCATATAAGGATAACGATGAGAAATACGAGTACTTCATTTTTAGCTTTTACATTTGACATAATTAGTACCCTTAATCTATCAATGCATAGGAAAAGTTGGAGTAGTTATGTGAAGATATTAGAAAAAGTCTTCAACAAATATACAAAATGTTGTAGAAGAATCATATGCTATTTAGTAAAATAAGCTAcagggcagcccagtgcactaagaTCCCATTATGTGAAGGCCCAGGAAAAAACCAGACCTTATTGGATATACTGTGTGCATCCTTGTGTTGCGTTTTTGCAAGAGGATCTTCCACAGCCTGCAGCATAACCTTCTGGTCAAACAACAACAATTCTTACTATTGCACTGAGGCCCCTGTCTTAGTACATAAGCTACAAAGAGATTTTAGACATATCTAAACATAGAGGGGAAAAGGGCTAAAAGAACAAACTATTACAACTTAACAACTATATAAATAAGATACTTACCAGGAAAAAAACAAGTACATAGATAAGCTAATATCAGAACACATTTCGCACAACAATATAATACTCCTTGGTTAATATAAATATCCAGATGATGCTTATCGATAAATCAAAGGCATACAACATTACCTGCAATTTACCATCTTCTCCAGCGTAAGACACAAATATGTCCTGTAAACATCCCAACAGCATGGGCAGAAGATTCATTTCCTTCACAAGACACAGGGTCAAAGTAGGCACCATAAATATCTGCACCGAGAATGTTGATAGAAGTGGATATTTGTTTAAAACTATATCATTACCTTCCCTTACTGCCTCATTCACAACAGTTGGGTAATAGCTCAGAAATACTTTTGCAAATTCATATTTAAATTGAGGTTCAGCCAACAATTTCAACAACAATTCATGACTCATCTTAACATTTTCTTCAGAGATCATGAACTTCTCTGCCCGCACaagaaattaataacacatttaaaatctagaaaaaataaaacaacaaactacggaagaaatacgaaaaatagaagaaactaaaaatagtagaattgctgaattagaaaaagaattacaaatgttaaaggaactgtatgaacaaagacaaaaagaaaaagaagaaaaagatagaaaacagaaattactaaatgagataaatcaatttaaggaaaaattagaaataaaaaacgaagaattagaaataaataatatagatattgaagagacagataattatgaatccgaagatagtgaaacatatacagaaatattaacgaatatgaaaaatttagaaatcaatgaaaaagaaattaatgaggaaaatttAGAAGATACccaagaaataaatactcttgataaaaaagaaaatgaaaatataatacctaaaacaacagaaataagaaaacccatatattataagaataagtttaaaaaatataatgaatatataaatggataccaaaacaaatagtgaataaaaattataactttttagatctagactgtgtaatagatacagaaaaaacaatacaattatggataggatatatgacaaaacaattattagataataatataaatataacagatgcaccggaatatatagaaaaaacactaataggatcagtaaaactatggtttgcaaatctaaccgaaaatagcaaaaaagtattaagaactaataaacctatagaaggaacatcatcaacaacaactaaactaacacctatagaattattaaaaaaatatgaaacagctataaaagatgaatttggtagtacgacaacaatcgaagaagaacaaaatgaagaaaaagatacaaatagaaatttaatgttaaaattagcaatatgtaatatgtgttatatagatgaatatacttgcgcatttaaagaatattattacaaaggagcatatagtatagaagaaagtaaagaaataagaaagttatattttaataaattacccgagccatttagttcgaaaataataaaaagttgggaagaagcaaaaatagtagatacgttaggagcaagaataaaatatttacaacaatggtatagaaacttatgtgaaaaatatagagaagaattaaaaatggaaaaaacattaataagaaatttagcttgttgcaaaaataaaatagcaccccaatttggatgcgaagaaagatattataagaaaagaaaaagacataaaaaatacaagaaatataaaaaatcaaaatataaatataagaaaccaagaaaaagatattatgtaaaaaattataaacataaaagaccatatagaaaaaagaaatctataaaagaatgtacttgttataattgtggaaagttaggacatctagctagagattgtaaattacctaaaaatccaaaaaataaacaaatatcagaaataaaaatagaaaataccgaatatatgcagatagattacatagattatgaattagaaagtgaagatagtatatatgaaatttcagaaaacgaaacagataatgaaacagatagcgaaatagatgaatcaaatgactgaagaagatataaaaataataacaaaggaagaatatttaaatgatgaaggaacggaacaaaagataatatttgacagtaatatatttgatgaaataaaaggaaaagaattagatttaagtgtagaaaaaatatttaaaataccaacaataaaaaatatttttactaggaaaaaggatgaatattatgtagtatgtcaaaaagaacatgtaatagactgcagatatgcaaaaggaaaagctagtataccactagtaacaaaaagaataattaataaagaaataaatgatataaaaagtaaaggagatccaataaaatatgtacaccttggaggtacagagatattaataaaagcatgttttagagaaggaatagatacaccaatagaattatatttagcagacgatagaattataaaacctatagaaaaaagcataataactgccgtaaaaggaaatctaatataccaaaaatttaaatttataataagtgcaaattattcagtagcagtaacagataggaatatagataaatcattagtattatattggaaaatatcaggaatagagttaaccccaggaagtaaaatatttacagcaagatgtaaaaatctatatgtattaacaacaaaacataaaataacaggaaaaaataagattaacaaaatacaaatagaaagcccattcgaacaaatagtaaaaacaatagattataatgattatacctatagagacatagatacagaagaaaatttagaaatagtaaatgatagaataagtacaacgaaaagaatagctaatgaaaaaccagaatcatcaagctcatcaaaaagaacaagttatgaaacaaattcaataagtaatttaaaccaatattacataacgggaaaaataaatgacaaagaatatttaatacttttgaatacaggacaagaagaaaatcatatagcaaaatatctagtaaaaaaatgaagaaataaaaactgacaatgatatatgcccagatctaccaagaagtttaataaataataaaaatatagcagaaaaagaaataatattaggagttagaaaaataaaaatagaatttgaagtaaaagaagaaatgcaaaaagcagatataatattaggaataaaatggttagaacaaataaaaccatataatatagaacatacacaattaaccttaacatataaccaagaaaagttattcttaaaaagagccttaacatgaaatgaagatacatgtattaatgaagatagtagtagaaggatattacagtagatattatacgcctatgatagatacaggagcagaagctaatttatgtagatataattgcttaccagaaagtaaatgggataaactaaaaacaccaataatagttaaaggatttaataatgaaggaagcttaattacttataaagctaggaatgtaaaaatgcaagtatgggataagatattaacaatagaagaaatttataattatgaattaacatcaaaagatatacttttaggaatgccatttttagataaattatacccacatataataaccaaaacagactggtggtttacaacaccatgcaaacaaaaagtaagagcaaaaagagttaataataaaataagaaagaaaactgattggataaaaggaagtgaaaaaattacacaaaagttagaaaatataaataatactgaagatacagtagaactagtagtattttcgataaataaaacagaaataactatattttcaataaataaaatagaaataattcagaaaaaattagaaaaattatatagtgaagatccattaaaaggatgggaaaaacacaaaactactataaaaatagaattaatagataaaaatagcataataacacaaaaaccattaacctataattttgatgatttaaaagaatttaaaatgcacatagatgaattattggaaaaacaatatatacaaaaaagtaatagtaaacataatagtccagcatttatagtaaataaacatagtgaacaaaaaagaggaaaaagtagaatggttattgattatagaaatttaaatgcaaaaactataacatataattatccgataccaaataagatattaaaaataagacaaatccaaggatataattattttagcaaatttgactgtaaatcaggattttaccacctaaagctagaagaagaatctaaagaattaaccgcatttacggtaccacaaggattttatgaatggaatgtgttaccatttggatataaaaatgcaccaggtagatatcaacattttatggatagttattttaaacaattatctaattgtatagtatacatagatgatatattattatatacaaaaaccaaagaagaacatttaaaattattagaacaattcacagatataatagaaaaatcaggaataagtctaagcaaaaagaaagctgaaattatgaaaaaccagatagaatttttaggaatacagatagataaaagtggagtaaaaatgcagcaacacatagtacaaaaaataataaattctaaagaagaattagatacaaaaaagaaattacaatcagttttaggattagtaaaccaagtaagagaatatattccaaaattagcagaattTCAACTGAGACAGTACCTCTTTATGATAAAGGTTATTTAAAATTGCAGTTCTACTAGAGCAGAAGCTCATGTAAAAGTAGTTACAATATTTaacatttgaaaaaaattaagggGGAAGATGAGAAATTCTTCTCAGCTTCTACAAAAGCTATAAGGAATCTTGTGCACAAACAAATTTGAAAGATATACTAAGGCCAAGTTAAAGAGCATATGTATGTATTATGCCTCAAATAAGCAGAAGCATCACTACATATCATACTTTTTGTTCAGCATGAATCATCATGTCACCAAACTACAATAGCTAAcagaattcataaattaaaaaaagagaaaggagaaTGACAAGGTAACATTGACAGTAGTATTGGTAGGTGTCACCATCTTTAAGAGGGCTCTCTCTTTCCAAGCTTACCTAGTAatgaagagagagaagagagggaGATTTATACTACTATAGGACTCCACTGccagtgtgtatatatatgtgccGGCGATATTGAAAATAGATTAGTAAAAATACTACAACTACTGTTGTTTAGCTTTAATTAAATAAACTACTTAATTAGTGAACGCCTAATTAAGTTTATTAAATTATAGTACCAATTAGTCTCTAACTCCAATTCATATTAACAAGAACAAAGATATTTATAACAAGACTGTGATACAAATCTCCCAAATGCACATAAAATTTTGCAACAGGTTAAACAAATATATGGACAAAAGCATCCCTTAATGATTCAAAAGTACATAAGTTTCCTGATCAGAAGGAGTGAAAGAAGACACAATAACAAAGATAATGAAGAAGACACAGCAACTAAAAAGACCAAAACTTTCAGTATATAACTGCGTACTGACCTATGTGACTCTGTTTGTTTCTAATCCAGAATGGATTCTCAATCAAATGTCGAACAAAAGGAATTCTAAATAATGGAAAACACTACATTTTACAACATAATTTAACATTGTTTGGCATGTAAATTGCCAAATAAGACTTCAATTTCTCGTTATCTCCTTATACGTAAGCATAGTAAATgtaaattgaagaaaagaagcaTATTCGAGAATTTCACATGAAGTTAGTTCACATCAATCAATGCGATTGCTTTTTCCGCCCCACCCCATTTAGAGACTGCCCAGCCATGCCCCGTATAACAGTAAACTTGCTCCACTCCGCACCCGTTCCACCCCATTACTATTACTAGTAGCTAGACGATAGAGAGACGATAATTGACCATCCACAAATTGATAAATTTCATAGTAAATTATTGAGTTgtacaaattaaaaagaaaatgatagatTCTAAATAGGAATAGGAACTCGAACAACCAAGCAATTGATTGGAAGACGAAGAATACCTGAAATCGAGTCTAGAAGATACAAATTGAAACTAATTAGGGCAGAGCTAAAAACACCAAGTGAGCTGAAATTATAGAATTTTGATGAATAACATGTTGATGAATAGATCGATTAAGGTTGGACGGTTTGCAACCAGCGTGTGTTTGGAGAACTTGCGCGTAATTAACACACACCAGTTGCAGAAATTAAAGTTTTCATGAATGTTATTGTCGATGAATATCGATTAGGGCCGCAGGTTGCAACCAGCTGCATGtgttttggagaaaaacttacgcggattttcttttctttttttttttaagaattttactTACGTTTTGCCGCacaaattttgattaaaataaaaataattaatttattttaatgattggcagATATCTAGGCGCTTAATTATAATTTGGGACTATTTGCGACTAGTTACTAAGTTTTTTAGGACCATATTTAGTTCCTTCCCTATAAAATTAGAGATGAGATTAAGAGCACTCACCTCTAAATATTGATCTTAAGTAAAGTTTTTTCTTGCAGTGCATTGTGGGTGACTTGGAAACTTGCTAAACatctattatcatgattttcactCGGATTATGGtaagattttatcactttatttatgaatttcttaGCTTTTTTACCCAAAAACCTAAATTAAcctagggcttgattttagcccgaAATTAGTtttgttttcacccatttcttgagggttatggtTCCTTGATTATGTATGAGCTTGATGTCATATTGGGTTAACCTCGAAAATACGTTTTCCGAACGTGGGATCCGCTTGGGATTTTTTGTGTCGTTTTTGGACTcgaagcataatggtgcaatatgggtattgttagactCGTAATGATGAGTAAATTACTATTTAGATAACGTGTATGCATTTTAGGCTAGTGGAATAAAGATGACCTTTTGGTGAATGGTGGAAGGTTTTGCGATTTGACGTTGAGGTAAGCTTCTGTCTACTATTCTCCGTAgataatgtgtgatatatattgcgtatGAATGCAAATGTTAGGTTCGATTATGCATAGAACGACTCATTATTGAATGTTGAAGTTTGGGAATTTGATGAGGGTTTTGATAGTATGTTGAAATTTGGAATACCACTCTTAGAATCCTTTTTCCTTCTCAATAGTTTGAGCTAAATTGTAGCGTggttatgatataatgctatgttcaggatgtggttttagcatttggatcatgaCTAGTATCTAAATTATGTTGGGCTAGGGTGGTGACCTTGGAACCCtaatttgggtagagttgacttaaatgcccttgttTCTTGACAAAGTTTCtctcttaggattggttatggcttacttgatatCAAGAAATgtaactagataccttagcctagtttagaCATAGGTTgcctaaatatgaaaattgaggattagaaatgGGATTGTCCGAGCCACATAGGCCAAGACGTATGGACTTTGTTGAGGATGTTaagcatagttgagactagtaaaccttagtataaggttacttcatgacttggtaAATTGTGATAATGTTCCCCGAATTGTGACTTATGAGTTATGACTATATTGTTCCTTATAGAATTGATAATGGGCCTTTAGAGATACTATTCCCTCTTAGATGTTATATTGGGCcaatagagatgatattcctcttagttatgattatatGGCCtgtagagatgattttcctcttagttatgattgttgGGCCTATAAAGATAagtttcctcttagttatgattatttggtctatagagatgattttcctcttagttatgattgttgGGCTGATAGAGATGGTATTGcccttagttatgattatttgggCCTATATAGATGatatttctcttagttatgattatttggaCCTAtaaagatgattttcctcttagttatgattgttgGGCATATAGAGATAACTTTTCTCTCAGTTATGATTGTTGGGCCTATGGAGATGATTTTCCTGATAGTTACGATTGTTGGGCCAATAGAGTAATATTCTTCTTAGGTATATtaattggcctagagaggtgatattcttcatagtcattgtaacgccccgagtctggtaccctggagctatacggtgctcataatcctgaaggaccacaagctaacccatgactggtacctgctgcaataactgagtaacGACAATGTATAATGCGGGATAAtgggctaaaattccataaggtttaaatctgtAATACTGATGAAAAGAATATAATAAAGTCTGATAAAACATcagaatctgaaatactgaatactgtctgaatatTTAGTTTGAAAAGTCTCTATACTGatctatctgaataaggagttgatgggataatcccctaactaactccatctactaaaatgttgaatctaatgagataatgaaataaaagaatatctccgaatgatgaggactcactgctagtctactgcTACTGGCTGAATGTCTAAACCACAAAAAATGCTCTAGGGCCGGTacatttgaacctatggtataaaacaccatagagtaaaagaaaagtatgcgtcagtacgtatgaatttactggtatgcaaagtgaggcaAGGCTGAACggaagggttcatatgcatgcactgactgaataacatgaacatgactgggtgagaatacatgcatgaatacgtagttgtaactgaagtcataaggattctaaatactgagtttactattaacatggattactgataactggtataactgataactaatatactatttgctaagcgactgtgtctgacagtcctattttttatagaactagctaagtttcgtactgagctgagtgactgtatctgatagtcctaaaatctgtagaactatctgagttctttactaaggactgagactgaaactgtgggaggaaatcatctaaccgacatgccccttttctgaatagatttagggtccaatttgtaacccccagttggaagggtatcagtgtcgtgccacgggtaaagacactgaagagataTCCTCATCTAAAAGGTTCTCAAATGAaaacggtgggaccctcaactaTTAAGTTAAGCCACAACAAtactaatacatcatgacttcataatttAAGGGTTTCCaaataagagaatcaaaattcgACTTACATTCtatcacaaaaatcaagaaatacataaggatttcaacttggaacacataccacaacatcaacattATTACATTCAAACACGCAACATAGAACttacaattcatgattttaaaagaagtttcttgaactcaaagggtggaagggactcttggatgaacactttacataccttattgtTTGAATTTAGAAAGATTGATGGcgaaatctcttgaatttgattcttgcctagggttttgtttttgaggattttatgaataatgatGTATTATGCCTCTaaaagggctaaattttgtgttttgggggctaaAGGTCgaggaaaaaagacccaaatactctCAAGAATGCGGTGTTATAATGAGCAAAAATTGGGCTACTGACGCGATATCCAATGTAGCGCATCGATGCCATCAACACAATATCCAACATTTtatgccaagatcgcattggatCACTGGAATGCCCGGGGAAAATATCAGCCAACGCGATAGGCGATACAGCACGTTAAGATTGCATTGGTACACTGTTTTGGATTCCAAACATGGTttaaacgaggtctgaaaaatccaaaacttgtccgagaacacccattgaccttcctgatcgtgaattaactaaaatatagacatttaaaggacattaaggttgcgaaatgagattgccaactttcgaaggctaaaaataaactaagtctaaaaatttagctagaattttctaagtctgggaccccttaacaagcttaaaggactgaattaagctatgaaattttgtggggttttacaatatctcccccttgggaacattcgtcctcgaatgagactgactgaactgagagtaCTAGTAGGCTGAATCTACTTACTGGATATGAACATCTGGGACATCACTAtaggactgatattactgatatactgaattatcacactgaacatgcatatatgatataCGAGTACATAACTGATCTggttcatgaatacataactgggagtactgataagctgagtttcttatACTGATtatacatatctgatacatgaatacatgactgaactgactcatgaacatataactgaataaataaaggtaaatgataccaagtttgtaatggaagtctgagcatgaaactgaataaaattaaggaaaactattaccttgggctgagtctggattagaggagaagaggtgaggatacttggtccggatgtttgcttctgcttcccaagtagctccctcaacgaactaattCTGTCATACAattttgactagagagacttctttgttccccaatctacgagtctggtagtcaaggatttcgactaggATCTCTTTGAAAGAGatgttgttctgaatatctaggccctctatagggactacgactactaggtcacctatgcacttcttaagcaaggagacatggaacactggatggactgaagataaatttgaaggcaatttgagctcgtAAGCTgctttgccgaagcgactgagaattttgaagggaccgacatatcggggactgatctttccaTTCTTGTCGAACTTCTTTACTTCCTTCAtatgagagattttcaaatacacataattgctaatctcaaactcgagatcctttctgcgtacatcaacgtacgatttctgtcggctttgagctgtcttgagcctctctctgatcaactgaactttctctaaggtatcaaataccaagtcaggccctaccactgtgacctcacccacttcaaatcaaccaatgggagatctataccttTTCTCATAAAGCATTTCACACGGAGCCATCttaatgctggaatgatagctgttgttgtatgcaaactcaatcaaaggcaagtggtcatcccaactacctttaaaatctattgcACAAGAtcacaacatatcctctaaagtctgaatgatcttttcttcttgaccatctgtctaagggtaaaaagctgtactgaggtgaactcgggtaccaagaccattttggaatgctttccagaaatgagaggtgaactgggtacctctatctgagacaatggacaatggaacaccattTAATCTGACCAAATctttaatgtagagtttggcataatcctcggttgaataaaaAGTaaggactggaaggaaatgagatgatttggtcatcctgtctacaatgacctaaactgaatcatgttgacaaTGAGTACGACGCAAACCCATTACAAAgtttatgttcacttcttcccacttctaagtaggaatacttaACTCTTACATGAAACCACCAGGCTTCTGATACTCAATCTTAAcatgctgacatgttgagcacttagccataaattctgcaatatctctcttcatcccactccatcaatagatctctcacaaaccacggtacatcttagtggcccttggataaatcgagtaacgtgcaccatacacttctgcaagaatttgctgccttaagtcatcaacacctaGCACACACAAACGACCTTGACAATACAGAacaccatctttcccttgggagaaaacctcaaccttctgatctttgactgattctttcaacttaactatactgggatctctatcctgattcttcttcacttcagaaactagagatgattctgaactactctgcacccatatactaccttctgctgagtcgactaagcggacacctagtcgggataactgataaacttcctgaactaactttttcttactgtcctcaacatgatcagcactacccatagacagtctactgagagcatcagccactatattggcgtTGCTCGagtgataaaggatactcatgtcatagtctttcaacaactctaacgaAGGTTTAGATC encodes the following:
- the LOC107866282 gene encoding E3 ubiquitin-protein ligase PRT6, which gives rise to MISEENVKMSHELLLKLLAEPQFKYEFAKVFLSYYPTVVNEAVREGNDIVLNKYPLLSTFSVQIFMVPTLTLCLVKEMNLLPMLLGCLQDIFVSYAGEDGKLQV